A genomic window from Halorubrum trapanicum includes:
- a CDS encoding Glu/Leu/Phe/Val dehydrogenase — protein sequence MSSEANPFESLREQVDDAAAVVDADPGVIERLKNPERVLETNLTFERDDGSLETVRAYRSQFNGDRGPYKGGIRYHPGVTRDEVKALSGWMAYKCAVVDVPYGGGKGGIAIDPADYSETELERLTRAFATELRPLIGEDRDIPAPDVNTGQREMNWIKDTYETLENTTAPGVITGKALDSGGSEGRVEATGRSVALSAREAFDWLDRDLAGATVAVQGYGNAGSIAAALLDDLGASVVAVSDSSGGIHDPDGLDPREVKAHKAETGSVVEYPETDPLTNDELLTLDVDCLVPAALENAVDEDLAADVDAKLVVEAANGPLTPDADDVLAERDTHVVPDILANAGGVTVSYFEWVQNRQRFSWTEERVNEELERVITDAFDTLVDTYESNDVPNLRTAAYVVGIGRIVDAYDQAGSWP from the coding sequence ATGTCTTCTGAGGCGAACCCGTTCGAGAGTCTGCGAGAGCAGGTGGACGACGCCGCGGCGGTCGTCGACGCCGATCCGGGCGTCATCGAGCGCCTGAAGAACCCGGAGCGGGTGTTGGAGACGAACCTGACGTTCGAGCGCGACGACGGCTCGCTGGAGACCGTCCGCGCGTACCGCTCGCAGTTCAACGGCGACCGGGGCCCGTACAAGGGCGGGATCCGCTATCACCCGGGCGTCACCCGCGACGAGGTGAAGGCGCTGTCCGGGTGGATGGCGTACAAGTGCGCCGTCGTCGACGTCCCTTACGGGGGCGGGAAAGGGGGAATCGCGATCGATCCGGCCGACTACTCGGAGACCGAGCTTGAACGGCTCACCCGAGCGTTCGCGACCGAACTCCGCCCGCTGATCGGCGAGGACCGCGACATCCCCGCGCCGGACGTCAACACCGGACAGCGCGAGATGAACTGGATCAAAGACACCTACGAGACCTTAGAGAACACCACCGCGCCCGGCGTCATCACGGGGAAGGCGCTCGACTCCGGCGGCAGCGAGGGCCGCGTCGAGGCGACCGGCCGCTCCGTGGCGCTGTCGGCCCGCGAGGCGTTCGACTGGCTCGACCGCGACCTCGCGGGCGCGACGGTCGCGGTCCAGGGGTACGGCAACGCCGGCTCGATCGCCGCCGCGCTGCTCGACGACCTCGGCGCGAGCGTGGTCGCGGTGTCCGACTCCTCCGGCGGAATCCACGACCCCGACGGGCTCGACCCGCGAGAGGTGAAGGCGCACAAGGCCGAGACCGGCTCGGTGGTCGAGTACCCCGAAACGGACCCGCTCACCAACGACGAGCTGCTCACGCTCGACGTCGACTGCCTCGTCCCGGCCGCGCTGGAGAACGCGGTCGACGAGGACCTCGCGGCGGACGTCGACGCGAAGCTGGTCGTCGAGGCGGCCAACGGGCCGCTCACGCCCGACGCCGACGACGTGCTCGCCGAGCGCGACACGCACGTCGTCCCCGACATCCTCGCGAACGCGGGCGGCGTCACCGTCTCCTACTTCGAGTGGGTCCAGAACCGACAGCGGTTCAGCTGGACCGAGGAGCGCGTCAACGAGGAACTGGAACGCGTGATCACGGACGCGTTCGACACGCTGGTCGACACCTACGAGTCGAACGACGTCCCCAACCTCCGCACCGCGGCGTACGTCGTCGGCATCGGTCGGATCGTGGACGCGTACGATCAGGCCGGCAGCTGGCCGTAG
- a CDS encoding CoA ester lyase produces MARRSLLFSPGDSPDLMRKAPDAGADVICFDLEDAVAPGRKDEARAAVREVLADPDFDPDAEVCVRLTAESPAADLDGVLGEGGEDGDRPEEGTDEVRLDAVMLPKVEAADRVERVAELCAERGRDLAVFALVETAAGVLAAQSIAAADATDALVFGAEDLAADVGATRSDEGTEVLYAREHVVLAASAAEVDAIDTVYTDFSDEAGLREDAAFARRLGYDGKLAIHPAQVAPINEAFTPDSADVEWAEAVLDARDEAEREGRAVFQVDGEMIDAPLIAQAERILDRAPEADR; encoded by the coding sequence ATGGCCAGACGAAGCCTGCTGTTCTCTCCCGGCGACAGCCCCGACCTCATGCGGAAGGCGCCCGACGCCGGCGCCGACGTGATCTGCTTCGACCTCGAAGACGCCGTCGCTCCCGGCCGGAAGGACGAGGCGAGGGCGGCGGTCCGCGAGGTGCTCGCCGACCCCGATTTCGACCCCGACGCGGAGGTCTGCGTGCGGTTGACCGCCGAGTCGCCGGCGGCCGACCTCGACGGCGTGTTGGGGGAAGGCGGCGAGGACGGGGACCGGCCGGAGGAGGGAACCGACGAGGTCCGCCTCGACGCGGTGATGCTCCCGAAGGTCGAGGCCGCCGACCGGGTCGAGCGCGTCGCCGAACTGTGCGCCGAGCGCGGGCGCGACCTCGCCGTCTTCGCGCTCGTCGAGACCGCGGCGGGGGTTCTCGCTGCGCAGTCGATCGCGGCCGCGGACGCGACCGACGCGCTCGTCTTCGGCGCCGAGGACCTCGCCGCCGACGTGGGCGCGACCCGGTCCGACGAGGGGACGGAGGTGCTGTACGCCCGCGAGCACGTCGTGCTGGCGGCGAGCGCGGCCGAGGTCGACGCGATCGACACGGTGTACACGGACTTCTCCGACGAGGCGGGGCTCCGCGAGGACGCGGCGTTCGCGCGGCGGCTCGGCTACGACGGGAAGCTCGCGATCCACCCGGCGCAGGTGGCGCCGATCAACGAGGCGTTCACGCCGGATTCGGCGGACGTCGAGTGGGCCGAGGCCGTCCTCGACGCGCGCGACGAGGCAGAGCGGGAGGGCCGGGCTGTCTTCCAGGTCGACGGCGAGATGATCGACGCGCCGCTGATCGCGCAGGCGGAGCGGATCCTCGACCGAGCGCCCGAGGCCGACCGCTGA